One Halobacterium wangiae genomic window, CGTGTAGTAGTTCGTCCGCTGGTCGAGTTGGCCCTTGTCCACGAGCCCCTTGTCGACGAGGGTGTCGAGGTTCGGGTAGAGTCGCCCGTGGTGGATCTCCGACTCGTAGTACTCCTCTAGTTCCTCCTTGATCGCGAGTCCGTGGGGCTCTTCGAGCCCCGAGACGACGTACAGCAAGTCCCGTTGAAACCCTGTCAAGTCGTGCATATGTTTCGTACTCGGTAGAAATTCTCTCTGCGAAAACATAAGCGTGGTGGGTCGATACCGACCTCGCCCCGAGGGGGAACAAATTTCGTGTGGTGACATGTCCGTCG contains:
- a CDS encoding PadR family transcriptional regulator, with protein sequence MHDLTGFQRDLLYVVSGLEEPHGLAIKEELEEYYESEIHHGRLYPNLDTLVDKGLVDKGQLDQRTNYYTLTRRGRRELSARREWETQYVDLE